Sequence from the Actinocatenispora sera genome:
ACCTCCTCGATCGCCGACAGGGTGCGCTTCTTCGCCTCGGCGCCGTCGACACCGTGCGCCCGCAACCCCTCGGCGATCTGCGCGCCGACCGTCATCAGCGGGTTCAGCGCGGTCATCGGATCCTGGTAGATCATCGCGACCGTGCCGCCGCGCCGGGTCCGCCGCTCGGCTGCCCTGAGCGAGAGCAGGTCCTCTCCGTCGACCAGGATCCGTCCGGCGGACACGCGGGCGCCGTCGGGCAGCAGGCCCAGTACCGACAGCGCGGTGAAGCTCTTGCCGCTGCCAGACTCGCCGACCAGCCCGACGATCTCGCCGGCGTCGATGGACAGCGAGATGCCGCGTACCACCGGCAGTTCCCCGCCGTCGGTCGCGACGACGGCGTGCAGATCCTGGATCTCCAACACACTCACGAACGTGCCTTTCTCACCGGAACGCTCGGCCACCGGGGGGCGCGCCGGCCGCTCACCGGCGTACCGTCCTCGGGTCCAGGGCGTTGCGCAGGCCGTCGCCGATCAGGTTGAGCCCGATCACCGCGACCACCACGGCCAGGGCCGGGAACAGCAGCGTCCACCAGGCGTCCGGGAAGAAGTTGCGGCTGTCGGCGACCATCAGGCCCAGCGACGGGCTCGGCGGCTGGGTACCGAGGCCGAGGAAGGACAGCCCGGCCTCGGTCAGGATCGCCCAGGACAGCGCGAGCGCCACCTGTACCGCGATCGGGGCCGAGACGTTCGGCAGCACGTGCCGGAACAGCAGCCGGGAGCGGGAGAAGCCGAGCACCCGGCCGGCCCGGACGTACTCGGACTCGCGCACGGCCAGCACCGGCCCGCGCGAGGTCCGGACGAAGATCGGGGTGTACACCACGGCGATGGCCACCGCGGTGTTGAACCAGCCGTGCCCGAGCGCGGCGACCAGCGCCAGCGCCAGCAGCGTGGCCGGGAACGCGAACAGCACGTCGGTCAGGCGGCCGACGACGGCGTCGAGGATGCCGCCGGCGAAGCCGGACAGCACCCCGAGCAGGCCGCCGATCACGGTGGCGATCGCGACCGACACGGCCGCGACCCGCAGCGAGGCGAAGATGCCGGCAGCGACCCGGGCGGCGATGTCCCGGCCGAACTGATCGGTACCGAGCCAGTGCGCGCCGGACGGCCCGGCGAGCTGGCCGGACTGGTGCTGTGCCAGCGGATCCTGCGCCAGGTGCAGCAGCGACACGAGCGCGACCAGCACCAGTACGCCGATCAGTACCACGCCGATCGCCCCGTTGCGGTCGGCGACGATGCGGCGCGGCAGCGACGGCTGGCCGGCGGTACGCGGCGCCGCCGGGGCGACCGCCGCGGCGGCCGGCGGCATCTCGGTCGTCATGCCCGCCTCCCCTCGGAGCGGGTCCGCGGGTCGAGCAGCCGGTACACGATGTCCACGGCGAAGTTGACGAGCACGAACGCCGCGGCCACCAGCAGCGTGACGCCCTGCACGATCGCGTAGTCCTGGTGCAGGATCCCGTCGAGCAGCAGCCGACCCAGCCCGGGCAGCGCGAAGACCTGCTCGACCACCAGGGTGCCGCCGAGCAGGTAGCCGAACTGGATGCCGACCATGGTCACGATCGGGATGCCGGCGTTGTGCAGGATGTGCCGGAACCGCACCCGCAGCTCGGTCAGCCCCTTGCCCCGGGCGGTACGCACGAAGTCCGAGCCGGCCGCCTCCAGGTACGCCGACCGGGTGGTGCGCATCACCGTGGCGGCCAGCCCGACCGCGAGTACCAGGGCGGGGTAGAGCATCTGGCGCAGGTTGCCGGCGAACGAGTCGCCGAGCGAGACGTAGGTGCCGGCGCTCGGCGAGTACGCGAACGCCGACGCGAGCCACGCCACCGTCACCGTCGCCACCACGAACTCCGGCAGCGCCAGCCCGAGCAGCCCGACGCCCTGGACGGAGAAGTCCCGGGCGCCGCCGGGGCGGCTCGCGGCGAGCATCCCGAACAGCACGCCGATCGGTACCGCGATCACCATCGCCAGTACCGCGAGTTCCACGGTGACCGGCAGCGCCTGGCCGATCAGGTGCGTGACCGGTACGCCGGTGTCCATCGAGACGCCGAGGTCGCCGCGCAGCAGCCCGCCGAACCAGCGGAAGAACTGGGTGACCGGGGAGGCGTCCAGCCCGTAGAAGTGGCGCAGCGCGGCGCGCTGGTCGGCGGTGAGTGTCGCCGCCTGGGTACCGAGCTTCGCGGTGATGGTGTCGCCGGGCAGCGCCCGCAGCACGACGAACACCACCACCGCCACGCCGAGCAGGGTGCCGGCCATGCCGGTCACCCGCCCGGCCAGGTAACGCACACTCATCGACGTGCCTCCTCCGTCGGAACGTCGATGAGGCACGAAGGCCGGTACCGATGATTCGCTCGCTGGCGCTCGCTCATGTCAGGACAGGCCCGCGACGCGCAGGTTCTCCAGCGAGTCCGACGGCGTCGCGGTGAACCCGGTCAGGTTGTTGGCCTGCAGGTAGTAGGTCTGGTTGCGGAACAGCCACACCCATGGCGAATCGATGTTGAGCTGCTTGGACAGGTCGCCGAACACCTGCTTGCGGGTCGCCTCGTCGGTCGTCGCGTTGCCCTGGCGCAGCAGCGAGTCGAGCTTCTTGTCGGCCAGGCCGGCCGGCACCTTCAGGCTGCCGTCGGTGGTGAAGTACCGGTTGTACTGCAGGTACGGGTCGGTGCTGCCGCCGTTGAGCGCCACCGCGGCGTCGAAGTTCGCCTTCGACCAGTTCGGCACGTACACGTTGGTCTGCTGCCGGTCCAGGTCGAGCGTGATGTTGACCTTCTTCAGCTGCGCCTGCAGCACCTGCGCCAGGTTCGTCGACGTCGAGTACTGCCCGGTCATCACGATCGTCTTGAGGTGGAATCCCTTGGCGTACCCGGCCTTGGCCAGCATCTTCTTGGCCGCGGCGGTGTCGCCGTCGGTGCAGCCGAGCCCCGCCAGCGGGTCGTACGAGTAGGCCGGGCTCACGATCGGGCCGGTCTGCTTCGCCTGTCCGAAGTAGACGGTGTCGATCGCGTCCTTGCGGTTCACCGCGCACCCGATCGCCTGCCGTACCGCCTGCTTCTTGAGCGGGCCGCGGCGGCCGTTGAGCTGCAGCACGTGGTAGTCCAGCGTCGGGTTGGCGACGAGCTTCATCCGCTTGTTGCTGGTCAGCTGCTTGGTCAGGGCCGGGTCGCTGACGATGCCGAGGCTGAAGCTGCCGGCCTTCATGCCGGACACGATCGACGCCTCGTCCGGGATGACGCGGAACTGCACGCCGGCGTTCTTCGGCGCGCCGCCCCAGTAGTGCTTGTTCGCCGTGAGGTCCAGCTGCTGGCCTTGCTTCCACGTCTTCCACTGGTACGGGCCGGTGCCGTCCGGCTTCTTGTCCACGGTGCCGGCCTTGATGTCGGCGGCGGACAGGATCGACGTACCGGTGTAGGACAGCGCGGTGAGCAGCGACGCATCCGGCTGCTTGAGCGTCAGCTTGAGGGTGTGCGCGTCCGGCGCGTCGACCGCGGACACGTTCGCCAGGTACGACGCGTCGACCGAGGCGGTCTTCGGGTCGCGGATGCGGTCCAGGGTCGCCTTGGCGTCGGCCGAGGTGAAGGCCTGCCCGTGGTGGAACTTCACGCCGGTGCGCAGCGCGAACGTGACGGACTTGCCATCGTCGCCGACGGTCCACTTGGTGGCGAGGCCGGGCACCAGCTTCCCGCTGGCGTCGGTGTCGACCAGCTGGTCGTAGACCAGCGCGAGGGTCTGGTTGGTCGCGAACGCGGTGGCGCGGGCCGGGTCGAGCACGTCGACGTCCGCGGTACGGGCGACGACCAGCTCGGCCTTGCTCCCGGACTTGGTGTCGGAGCTCGGGCTCGGGCTGCAGGCGACCGCGCCGGCACCCAGTGCCAGGATCGCGGTGGCGACGCCCCATCGGCGGGCGGGAATCCTTGTCACGGCTGGTCCTCCGTACTCGGAGTTCGGGATCGACAGAGAGTAACCTCCCCGCGAAGTGCCTAGTCAAGGGGTACCGGGTGTGTGCTTGTCGTCGAAGGTTATTTACAGTCCGGGGATGGCCGAGAACCTCAGTGACATCGTCGCCGACCTGACCGCAGCCGGCGTACCAGGCGTGTTGCTGCGCGTCGCGGACCACCGCGGCACGGTCGCCGAGCTGACCGCGGGCCACCGCCAGACATACCGGATGGCGCCCGGTTCGGGCTGGCTTCCGGCCGAGGAATCGTCACCGACCGTGTCGGCGGCGACGCCACCCTGCGATGATCCGGCACCGGTGGGTGTCGGCCCCGCCGGCCGGCACCCGCGCGCCGACGAGAGCGGCGGCGAGCCGCGGCGCCCGCTGGTACGGCTTGCCGACCCGGCACCGCTGACGCCGGACGCGGTGTTCGACCTCGCCTCGGTGAGCAAGGTCGCCGGCACGACCGCCGCGCTGATGACGCTGGCCGAGTCCGGCGCGGTCGACGTGGACGGCCCGGCCCGTGACTGGCTGCCGGCGCTCGCGCCCGACATCCGGGTGCGCGACCTGCTGCGACACCGCGCCGGTCTAGCCGAGTGGTGGCCGATGTACGCAGGGTCACCAATGGCCGGATCGTCGGCCGCCGGGGACGCCGACCCGGCGGCGGCGATCGCGGCGCTGCCGGCGCGGTACCCGATCGACGCCGAGCGGCACTACTCCGACCTCGGGTTCATGCTGCTCGGCCTGATCGTGACCCGGGCCGCCGGCCGGCCGCTGGACGACGCGGTGCGCCGGCTGGTGGTGGAGCCGGCCGGCATGACCGGCGCGCACTACCGCCCCGGCGGTCGTGGCCCGGCCGTGCCGCTGGTCGCGACCGGGCACGGCGACTGGTACGAGCGGCGGATGCTCGCCACCGGCCAGCCGTACCCCACCGGCATCGAGCCGTCGGCGTTCGGCCGCTGGCGGGAGCACACCATCGTCGGTGAGGTGCACGACGGGAACGCCTGGCACGGCTTCGGCGGGGTCGCCGGGCACGCCGGGCTGTTCGGCGGCGCCGACGACCTCGTGGCGTTCGGCCGGGCGCTGCTCGCCGCCGACGGCCCGTGGCGTCCCGAGACGGTACGGCGGTTCGCCGCCGCCGGCCCGGACGCCGGCCAGGGGCTCGGCTTCTGGCGGTGGCCGGAGCACGGCGCGATCGGGCACGGCGGCTTCACCGGCATCCGGTTCGGGGTACTGCCGGACGTGCAGCGCATCGTGCTGCTGATGACCAACCGGGTGCACGCGACCGGCACCCGGCTGCTCGACCTCAACCCGTACTGGGACCGCATCCTCACCGCCGCCCGGGAGCAGACATGACCAACGACACGACCACCGCCGGCGACCACGGCGCGGCCCGGCACCCGACCCGGGTGGTCGGCCTGATGTCGGGCACCTCCTACGACGCGATCGACGTGGCCGCCGCCGAGTTCGAGCGCTCCGGCGACACCCTGCTGATGCGCCCGCTCGGCGCGCTCGGCGTCGGGTACGACGAGAGCCTGCGGTCCGCGATCGGGGCGATCCTGCCGCCGGCACCGACCACCATCGAGGCGGTCTGCCGGTTGACCACGCGCCTCGGCCACGCGTACGCCGCGGCGGCGCAACGCGCCGTCACCGAGCTGTGCGGCGGCCGGGCCGACCTGGTCTGCTCGCACGGCCAGACCGTGTACCACTGGGTCGACGGTGGCCGCGCCCTCGGCACCCTGCAACTGGGCGAGCCGGCCTGGCTCGCCGCCGCGACCGGCCTGCCGGTGGTTTCCGACGTGCGGTCCGCCGACCTCGCCGCCGGCGGCCAGGGTGCCCCGCTGGTGCCCATGTTCGACGCGCTGCTGCTCACCCCGGACGCCGGCGGGCCGCGCCGGGCCGCGCTCAACCTCGGCGGTATCGCCAACATCACCGTCCTGCCCGAAGCCGCTGCCCCGAGCGCGACCTCCGCGAACGCAGGCCGGTCCGACGGTGTCGCCCCGAGCGGTGCCGCATCCTCCGATGCCGCGGCCCCGGGCGGCGCCGCAGCGTTCGGCGCAACCTCGACCGGGGGCGCCGTAGCGGGCGTACTCGGCTACGACACCGGGCCGGCGAACGCGCTGATCGACGTGGCGTGCGAGCGGTTCTTCGGCGAGCCGTACGACGCGGCCGGCCGCCACGCCGCCGCCGGTACGGTGCTGCCCGAGCTGCTCGCCGCGCTGCTGGCCGAGCCGTACTACGCGGCGCCGGCGCCGAAGTCGACCGGCAAGGAGCTGTTCCACCCCGGCTACCTGGACGGCTTCCTGACCGGGGACGAGCGCGGCGAGGACGTCGTCGCCACGCTGACCGAGCTGACCGCCCGTACGGTGGCCGACGAGCTGCGCACGCACCGCATCGCCGAGGTCGTGGCGGCCGGCGGCGGCCTGCGCAACCCGGTCCTGACCGACCGGATCGCCGCGCTGGCCGGCTGCCGGCTGCTCTCGATCGACGCGTACGGCATCGACCCCGACGCGAAGGAGGCGTACGCGTTCGCCCTGCTCGGCTGGCTGACCTGGCACGGCCTGCCCGGCGCGCTGCCCAGCGTCACCGGCGCCGAGCGGCCGGCGATCCTCGGCTCGATCACCCCCGGTACGTCCCCCCTGCGGCTCCCGCCGCCGGCCGCGATGCCCGCCCGGTTGCGCCTGGTGTGACCGGTACGTCCGCCCGGCGGGGCCGGCCCGGGGAACGGCGAACCTGCGTGGCGGTGCGAACCGTACGTCCTTGATCGACCGCGCTGGGTGCTCGGCCGAGGTTTGTGGGGGAGTTGTGAAGGAGTGGGGGAATGACTGCGCGAATGTCGTCGCCTCCTCGTCTCGCTCGCGGATGTGACCCGGCCGGCAGGTCTAGACTTCGTGCCCATGACATCGCCTGACGGCCTGCTCGGCTCCGTGCAATCCCCCGCCGACCTGCGCCGCGTGCCGGCCGACCGGCTGCCCGAGCTGGCGAGCCAGATCCGCGAGTTCCTTGTCACCAAGGTGGCGAAGACCGGTGGCCACCTCGGCCCGAACCTCGGTGTGGTGGAGCTGACGCTGGCGCTGCACCGGGTGTTCGACTCGCCGGACGACCGGATCCTGTTCGACACCGGGCACCAGGCCTACGTGCACAAGATGCTCACCGGCCGGCAGGCCGGCTTCGACTCGCTGCGGCAGCGCGACGGGCTGTCCGGCTACCCGTGCCGGGCCGAGAGCGAGCACGACACCATCGAGAACTCGCACGCCTCCACCGCGCTGTCCTACGCCGACGGGCTGGCCAAGGCGTACGCGCTGAAGGGGGAGCGGCGGCACGTGGTCGCCGTGGTCGGCGACGGCGCGCTGACCGGCGGCATGTGCTGGGAGGCGCTGAACAACATCGCCGCCTCCGACCGCCCCCTGGTGATCGTCGTCAACGACAACGGCCGGTCGTACTCGCCGACCATCGGCGGGCTCGCCACCCACCTCGCCTCGCTACGCCTGAGCCCCGGGTACGAGCGGGTGCTGGAGCGGGTGAAGGAGTCGTTGAGCCGCACCCCGCTGGTCGGCCCGCCGGCGTACGAGGTGCTGCACGCGGTGAAGAAAGGCCTCAAGGACGTGCTCGCGCCGCAGCCGATGTTCGAGGACCTGGGCCTCAAGTACGTCGGGCCGGTGGACGGGCACGACATCCTCGCGCTGGAGAGCGCGCTGGTGAAGGCGAAGCGGTTCGGCGGGCCGGTCATCGTGCACGCCATGACCCAGAAGGGCCGGGGGTACCAGCCGGCCGAGACCGACGCCGCCGACCGGCTGCACGGCCCCGGCGCGTTCGACCCGAAGACCGGCAAGCCGCTGGCCAAGCCGAGCGCGAAGTGGACCAGCGCGTTCGCCGAGGAGCTGGTCAAGGTCGCCGGCGAGCGCAACGACATCGTCGGCATCACCGCCGCGATGGCCGGCCCGACCGGCATCGAGAAGCTGCGCGAGGTGTACCCGGACCGGGTGTTCGATGTCGGCATCGCCGAGCAGCACGCGGTCACCTCGGCCGCCGGCCTGGCGCTGGGTGGCATGCATCCGGTCGTCGCGCTGTACTCGACGTTCCTCAACCGGGCGTTCGACCAGCTGCTGCTCGACGTCGCGCTGCACGAGCTGCCGGTCACGTTCGTGCTGGACCGGTCCGGCATCACCGGCCCGGACGGCCCCAGCCAC
This genomic interval carries:
- a CDS encoding ABC transporter permease yields the protein MTTEMPPAAAAVAPAAPRTAGQPSLPRRIVADRNGAIGVVLIGVLVLVALVSLLHLAQDPLAQHQSGQLAGPSGAHWLGTDQFGRDIAARVAAGIFASLRVAAVSVAIATVIGGLLGVLSGFAGGILDAVVGRLTDVLFAFPATLLALALVAALGHGWFNTAVAIAVVYTPIFVRTSRGPVLAVRESEYVRAGRVLGFSRSRLLFRHVLPNVSAPIAVQVALALSWAILTEAGLSFLGLGTQPPSPSLGLMVADSRNFFPDAWWTLLFPALAVVVAVIGLNLIGDGLRNALDPRTVRR
- a CDS encoding ABC transporter permease — protein: MSVRYLAGRVTGMAGTLLGVAVVVFVVLRALPGDTITAKLGTQAATLTADQRAALRHFYGLDASPVTQFFRWFGGLLRGDLGVSMDTGVPVTHLIGQALPVTVELAVLAMVIAVPIGVLFGMLAASRPGGARDFSVQGVGLLGLALPEFVVATVTVAWLASAFAYSPSAGTYVSLGDSFAGNLRQMLYPALVLAVGLAATVMRTTRSAYLEAAGSDFVRTARGKGLTELRVRFRHILHNAGIPIVTMVGIQFGYLLGGTLVVEQVFALPGLGRLLLDGILHQDYAIVQGVTLLVAAAFVLVNFAVDIVYRLLDPRTRSEGRRA
- a CDS encoding ABC transporter substrate-binding protein, encoding MTRIPARRWGVATAILALGAGAVACSPSPSSDTKSGSKAELVVARTADVDVLDPARATAFATNQTLALVYDQLVDTDASGKLVPGLATKWTVGDDGKSVTFALRTGVKFHHGQAFTSADAKATLDRIRDPKTASVDASYLANVSAVDAPDAHTLKLTLKQPDASLLTALSYTGTSILSAADIKAGTVDKKPDGTGPYQWKTWKQGQQLDLTANKHYWGGAPKNAGVQFRVIPDEASIVSGMKAGSFSLGIVSDPALTKQLTSNKRMKLVANPTLDYHVLQLNGRRGPLKKQAVRQAIGCAVNRKDAIDTVYFGQAKQTGPIVSPAYSYDPLAGLGCTDGDTAAAKKMLAKAGYAKGFHLKTIVMTGQYSTSTNLAQVLQAQLKKVNITLDLDRQQTNVYVPNWSKANFDAAVALNGGSTDPYLQYNRYFTTDGSLKVPAGLADKKLDSLLRQGNATTDEATRKQVFGDLSKQLNIDSPWVWLFRNQTYYLQANNLTGFTATPSDSLENLRVAGLS
- a CDS encoding serine hydrolase domain-containing protein, with product MAENLSDIVADLTAAGVPGVLLRVADHRGTVAELTAGHRQTYRMAPGSGWLPAEESSPTVSAATPPCDDPAPVGVGPAGRHPRADESGGEPRRPLVRLADPAPLTPDAVFDLASVSKVAGTTAALMTLAESGAVDVDGPARDWLPALAPDIRVRDLLRHRAGLAEWWPMYAGSPMAGSSAAGDADPAAAIAALPARYPIDAERHYSDLGFMLLGLIVTRAAGRPLDDAVRRLVVEPAGMTGAHYRPGGRGPAVPLVATGHGDWYERRMLATGQPYPTGIEPSAFGRWREHTIVGEVHDGNAWHGFGGVAGHAGLFGGADDLVAFGRALLAADGPWRPETVRRFAAAGPDAGQGLGFWRWPEHGAIGHGGFTGIRFGVLPDVQRIVLLMTNRVHATGTRLLDLNPYWDRILTAAREQT
- a CDS encoding anhydro-N-acetylmuramic acid kinase, encoding MTNDTTTAGDHGAARHPTRVVGLMSGTSYDAIDVAAAEFERSGDTLLMRPLGALGVGYDESLRSAIGAILPPAPTTIEAVCRLTTRLGHAYAAAAQRAVTELCGGRADLVCSHGQTVYHWVDGGRALGTLQLGEPAWLAAATGLPVVSDVRSADLAAGGQGAPLVPMFDALLLTPDAGGPRRAALNLGGIANITVLPEAAAPSATSANAGRSDGVAPSGAASSDAAAPGGAAAFGATSTGGAVAGVLGYDTGPANALIDVACERFFGEPYDAAGRHAAAGTVLPELLAALLAEPYYAAPAPKSTGKELFHPGYLDGFLTGDERGEDVVATLTELTARTVADELRTHRIAEVVAAGGGLRNPVLTDRIAALAGCRLLSIDAYGIDPDAKEAYAFALLGWLTWHGLPGALPSVTGAERPAILGSITPGTSPLRLPPPAAMPARLRLV
- the dxs gene encoding 1-deoxy-D-xylulose-5-phosphate synthase; this translates as MTSPDGLLGSVQSPADLRRVPADRLPELASQIREFLVTKVAKTGGHLGPNLGVVELTLALHRVFDSPDDRILFDTGHQAYVHKMLTGRQAGFDSLRQRDGLSGYPCRAESEHDTIENSHASTALSYADGLAKAYALKGERRHVVAVVGDGALTGGMCWEALNNIAASDRPLVIVVNDNGRSYSPTIGGLATHLASLRLSPGYERVLERVKESLSRTPLVGPPAYEVLHAVKKGLKDVLAPQPMFEDLGLKYVGPVDGHDILALESALVKAKRFGGPVIVHAMTQKGRGYQPAETDAADRLHGPGAFDPKTGKPLAKPSAKWTSAFAEELVKVAGERNDIVGITAAMAGPTGIEKLREVYPDRVFDVGIAEQHAVTSAAGLALGGMHPVVALYSTFLNRAFDQLLLDVALHELPVTFVLDRSGITGPDGPSHYGIWDTSILGVVPGLRLAAPRDGARVAEEFREAVAVDDGPTVVRFPTGSLPAELPAVERFGDGIGAVDVLRRDARADVLLVAVGSFAHLAMDVAERLAGQGYGVTVVDPRWVRPVSPHVVALAAEHRLVVTVEDGVRAGGFGTAVVQALSDAEVSVPVRDIAVPVGFHQQGTRNEILAALGLTAQDVARQVTGWIAGVDSDHAGTVGTPTGQLRRPAR